The following coding sequences lie in one Psychrobacter arenosus genomic window:
- the moaB gene encoding molybdenum cofactor biosynthesis protein B produces MSKPAAAFIPLNIAILTVSDSRTLAEDTSGQYLVDQLTAAGHNLADRELITDDIYQIRAVLSRWIADPQVHAVITTGGTGFYVRDSMPEAASVLFDKTVDGFGEMFRLISKDDIGMSTIQSRAVAGMANGTGIFCLPGSSGACRTGWEDILKDQLDSRTRPCNFVPHFMHTNPGH; encoded by the coding sequence ATGTCTAAGCCTGCAGCGGCGTTTATCCCTTTAAACATTGCTATTTTGACCGTCTCTGACAGCCGTACTTTAGCTGAAGATACTTCAGGCCAATATTTGGTCGACCAATTGACGGCTGCTGGGCATAACTTAGCGGACCGCGAACTGATTACTGATGATATCTATCAGATTCGTGCCGTGCTGAGCCGTTGGATTGCGGACCCCCAAGTGCATGCGGTGATTACGACAGGCGGTACAGGGTTTTATGTTCGCGACAGTATGCCGGAAGCGGCTAGCGTCTTATTTGATAAGACCGTCGATGGCTTTGGTGAGATGTTCCGTCTGATTTCTAAAGATGATATCGGCATGTCGACCATTCAGTCGCGCGCGGTAGCCGGGATGGCAAATGGCACCGGTATTTTCTGTCTGCCAGGCTCTTCCGGTGCTTGCCGTACGGGTTGGGAAGATATCCTTAAAGACCAACTCGATAGCCGCACCCGTCCGTGTAACTTTGTGCCACATTTTATGCATACTAACCCAGGTCATTGA
- the moaA gene encoding GTP 3',8-cyclase MoaA gives MTYQARAIGNAQLYSPPAGYESPALAPLLPSAPATTGERATLKHSAPNTTANPVQLHSADSPLLTDSFSRRLTYLRLSITDFCNFRCEYCLPNGYQGKRPDDELSVSEIATLIRGFAQVGTRKVRITGGEPSIRRDVVEIIDTIKQTDGIETVAMTSNGYKLGKHLANWQNAGLNQLNISVDSFDPATFHKMTGFDTLPQLLKDMDALLETTDIKLKMNSILMEQTAFDNLMAAMAYIKERPITYRFIEFMQTSDNSDLFFAQHAQSTIITNYLLQHGWQTHVRGSTDGPAIEYSHPDYVGRIGMIAPYAAHFCDSCNRLRVSSQGRVHLCLFDQGNYDIRQYLLTDDVAGLVETLQSFMPIKPEHHHLHESDSGMMNNLSMIGG, from the coding sequence ATGACCTATCAAGCCCGCGCCATTGGTAATGCACAGCTGTATTCACCGCCCGCTGGATACGAGTCCCCTGCTCTTGCCCCCCTATTGCCCAGTGCTCCCGCCACTACTGGCGAGCGCGCCACACTCAAGCATTCTGCTCCCAACACGACTGCGAATCCTGTGCAGTTGCACTCTGCTGACTCGCCTTTATTAACGGATAGCTTTTCGCGCCGTCTAACTTATTTGCGCTTATCTATCACCGATTTCTGTAATTTTCGCTGCGAATACTGCCTGCCCAATGGCTACCAAGGCAAACGTCCTGACGATGAATTAAGCGTCAGTGAAATCGCGACTTTGATTCGCGGTTTTGCGCAAGTCGGTACCCGTAAGGTGCGTATTACCGGTGGTGAGCCGTCGATTCGTCGCGATGTGGTTGAGATTATCGATACGATTAAACAGACTGACGGTATTGAAACTGTAGCGATGACCAGCAATGGCTATAAATTGGGCAAGCACCTTGCCAATTGGCAGAATGCCGGGTTGAATCAGTTGAATATTAGCGTGGACAGTTTTGATCCCGCGACCTTCCATAAGATGACCGGTTTTGATACGTTACCGCAGCTTCTAAAAGACATGGATGCCCTGCTCGAGACCACGGATATCAAGTTGAAAATGAACAGTATCCTAATGGAGCAGACCGCGTTTGATAATTTAATGGCGGCGATGGCGTATATTAAAGAGCGCCCAATTACTTACCGCTTTATTGAATTTATGCAGACCAGTGATAACAGCGACCTCTTTTTTGCTCAACATGCGCAATCGACTATTATTACCAATTATTTGCTACAACACGGCTGGCAAACCCACGTTCGCGGCAGCACCGATGGCCCTGCGATAGAGTATAGCCATCCCGATTATGTTGGCCGGATTGGTATGATTGCCCCGTATGCTGCCCATTTCTGTGACAGCTGTAACCGCCTACGGGTCAGCAGCCAAGGTAGAGTGCATCTGTGTTTATTTGATCAAGGCAATTACGATATTCGCCAATACCTGCTGACAGACGATGTCGCCGGCTTGGTCGAGACGCTACAGAGCTTTATGCCCATTAAACCCGAGCACCATCATCTGCATGAATCAGATAGCGGTATGATGAACAATCTGTCTATGATTGGGGGTTAG
- a CDS encoding molybdopterin molybdotransferase MoeA produces MITVADLQAAITQRIEHYNQTDCPVSQRASETRSLLDSRNQVLAEEVTSPFAVPRQNVSAMDGYAIATGSTLTQDSSIDIIGESQAGSPFAGSLQAGQGVRIFTGAVVPDACNTVIMQENTNFAAIRDSIDKSQPYPIILSQDARADDNIRKQGEEIEQGEQVLSRGKRLNPADISLLANLGVAEVKIYTPLTVGVLATGDELVALGGELHSLAQIYNSNTPTLKSLLADLPIVIKDYGIIPDQLAATTERVHAAMQECDVLISTAGVSVGDYDFLTTVIEQLGKINHYKVAMKPGKPFVFGELTQDLAKPVLYFGLPGNPLSTVVGGLQFVIPALWQMAGVRTEEQPMRLTLAATVTNDIRKSPGRKDYQRAVLTQADDGSYQVHCFTSQQSHRIKQLSQANCFVVLEQDSGNVAAGSTVTVEPFPWLSR; encoded by the coding sequence ATGATTACTGTTGCAGATTTACAAGCCGCGATTACCCAACGTATCGAGCATTATAACCAAACAGACTGCCCTGTAAGCCAACGGGCATCTGAGACCCGCAGCTTACTAGACAGCCGTAATCAGGTCCTCGCGGAAGAGGTCACCTCCCCCTTTGCTGTCCCACGTCAAAACGTCTCAGCGATGGATGGTTATGCTATCGCTACAGGCAGCACTTTAACGCAAGACAGTAGTATCGATATCATTGGAGAATCACAAGCGGGCTCCCCTTTTGCAGGCAGTCTACAAGCAGGGCAAGGCGTGCGTATCTTTACCGGCGCGGTCGTCCCTGACGCTTGTAATACCGTGATTATGCAAGAGAACACCAACTTCGCTGCGATTAGAGACAGCATCGATAAATCCCAACCCTACCCGATTATCCTCAGTCAAGACGCGCGCGCCGATGACAATATCCGTAAGCAAGGCGAAGAGATTGAGCAAGGCGAACAAGTGTTAAGCCGCGGCAAACGGTTAAACCCGGCTGATATCAGCTTACTGGCGAACTTAGGGGTGGCTGAAGTTAAGATCTATACCCCATTAACGGTAGGGGTGCTCGCGACCGGAGATGAGTTGGTGGCTTTAGGCGGCGAGCTACACAGTCTCGCGCAGATTTATAATTCTAATACCCCGACCCTAAAAAGCCTGTTGGCAGACTTGCCCATCGTTATTAAAGATTACGGCATTATCCCCGATCAATTAGCCGCTACCACCGAGCGTGTGCATGCTGCGATGCAAGAGTGTGACGTATTGATTTCTACGGCTGGGGTGTCGGTAGGCGATTACGATTTTTTAACCACGGTGATTGAGCAACTGGGCAAGATTAACCATTATAAAGTCGCCATGAAACCAGGTAAGCCTTTCGTGTTTGGTGAGCTGACACAAGATTTAGCCAAACCGGTGCTCTACTTTGGCTTACCGGGCAATCCCCTCTCTACCGTGGTCGGCGGCCTACAGTTTGTGATTCCAGCACTATGGCAAATGGCAGGCGTTCGCACTGAAGAACAACCGATGCGCTTAACCCTAGCCGCCACCGTAACCAATGATATCCGCAAATCACCCGGCAGAAAAGACTACCAACGCGCCGTATTAACGCAAGCAGACGATGGCAGCTATCAAGTGCATTGCTTTACCAGCCAGCAGTCGCACCGGATCAAACAATTAAGCCAAGCCAATTGTTTTGTCGTCCTCGAGCAAGACAGTGGTAATGTTGCTGCGGGCTCGACTGTGACTGTAGAACCTTTCCCTTGGCTGTCGCGTTAA
- a CDS encoding peptidylprolyl isomerase encodes MTVTTYNPASGTSESASHSHGGGCGCGSNHSHEHNHSHQHSHSHDHSHSHSPKGDNSEIIRIMPTTQDLKKKHSDQEFIDKAMAEERSNHSNLIASSRDELPTVSVNGKQIDKTAIAQELQYHPAPTKEDAVFLATQALVVRELLKLAVHADDELGAAAWQQDEEQAISTLISKNVQATTPDDATCERYYEQNKNSFMTAPVMSVRHILLACLPEDGDARLKLKKNAYEFIEQIQSNANPEAEFILLAQQHSACPSKEQGGDLGILSQGQTVPEFESVVFALEPGLAPSPVETRYGFHIVDVLDKQAGQQLDYLQARPAIANKLSQQAFHHALCDYLYTLAEEANIEGIEMALAQENVFRG; translated from the coding sequence ATGACCGTCACTACTTATAACCCAGCGTCGGGTACCTCCGAGTCTGCTTCGCATAGCCATGGTGGTGGTTGTGGCTGTGGCAGCAACCATTCACACGAGCACAATCATTCACACCAACACAGCCATTCCCACGATCACTCACATTCCCATAGCCCTAAAGGTGATAACAGCGAAATTATCCGTATTATGCCGACCACGCAAGATTTAAAAAAGAAACACTCGGATCAAGAATTTATCGACAAGGCGATGGCAGAAGAGCGCAGTAACCACAGCAACTTAATCGCCTCTAGCCGCGATGAGCTGCCGACTGTTTCAGTTAATGGTAAGCAAATCGATAAGACCGCTATTGCGCAAGAGCTACAGTATCATCCGGCCCCCACCAAAGAAGACGCCGTATTTTTAGCAACCCAAGCTTTGGTCGTACGCGAGCTGTTAAAGTTGGCGGTGCATGCTGATGACGAGTTGGGCGCTGCCGCTTGGCAACAAGACGAAGAGCAGGCTATCTCAACCCTGATTAGCAAAAACGTACAAGCTACCACCCCGGACGATGCCACTTGTGAGCGCTATTATGAGCAGAATAAAAATAGCTTTATGACCGCACCAGTGATGTCAGTACGGCATATCCTGCTTGCCTGCCTGCCAGAAGATGGCGACGCTCGTCTTAAATTGAAAAAGAACGCTTATGAGTTTATCGAGCAGATTCAGAGCAATGCCAACCCTGAAGCCGAGTTTATTTTATTAGCCCAGCAGCATTCAGCCTGCCCGTCTAAAGAACAAGGCGGTGATTTAGGCATCCTATCGCAAGGGCAAACCGTGCCTGAGTTTGAGAGCGTGGTCTTTGCTTTAGAGCCGGGTCTGGCGCCAAGCCCAGTAGAGACCCGCTACGGCTTTCATATCGTCGATGTGCTGGATAAGCAAGCCGGTCAGCAGCTCGACTATTTGCAAGCGCGTCCAGCTATCGCCAATAAACTGAGTCAACAGGCCTTCCACCATGCCCTATGTGACTACCTCTATACGCTAGCTGAGGAAGCCAATATCGAAGGCATTGAGATGGCGCTAGCTCAGGAAAACGTCTTTAGAGGCTAA
- a CDS encoding globin domain-containing protein, which produces MASPRTIEIVKSTVPFLEEHGNQITEIFYQNMFSEHPELLDIFNETNQKLGRQQSALASTVLAAAKHLEKLAVLLPEVTQIAHKHRALQILPEHYPIVGKHILGAIKEVLGDAANDDVINAWAEAYDDIAGVFIHVEEDMYAKAMWSGFATFKVTDKTITGTDIAAFTVEPADTEQAIDLSTMSLSAGQYITVKTDPEDTAHLALRHYSLCSANTDNGIQFAVRRDNRNGHHGLVSNHLHDHVEVGDTILLSAPAGDFVLTPALIEQNEVPLVLISAGVGVTPVLAMLEAQIQANPARPIIWAYACQNSEYHAFAERVDALLSDAQQVEKHCFYFEEGQLLDETWLKALPKPADVYVCGSMAFMDSMIDGLLALKHGEDTVHYEPFGPKMSLKSA; this is translated from the coding sequence ATGGCCAGTCCACGTACTATTGAAATCGTCAAATCTACCGTTCCTTTCTTAGAAGAGCATGGCAATCAAATCACTGAGATTTTTTATCAGAATATGTTTTCTGAGCATCCGGAACTGTTGGATATCTTTAACGAGACCAATCAGAAACTTGGCCGCCAACAATCCGCGCTAGCGTCTACCGTTTTAGCCGCGGCAAAACATTTAGAGAAACTGGCGGTACTGTTACCTGAAGTCACGCAAATTGCGCATAAACACAGAGCCTTACAAATCCTTCCTGAGCATTACCCTATCGTAGGCAAGCATATCTTGGGCGCGATTAAAGAAGTGTTGGGTGATGCCGCCAACGATGATGTTATTAATGCTTGGGCGGAAGCTTACGACGATATCGCAGGCGTCTTTATCCATGTGGAAGAAGACATGTATGCCAAAGCCATGTGGTCTGGATTTGCGACTTTTAAAGTGACCGATAAGACCATCACGGGCACCGATATTGCAGCCTTTACCGTTGAGCCTGCCGACACTGAACAAGCCATCGATTTAAGCACCATGAGCTTGAGCGCAGGCCAATACATTACCGTGAAAACTGACCCTGAAGATACCGCACATTTAGCTTTACGCCATTACTCTCTATGCTCTGCCAACACTGATAACGGCATTCAGTTCGCAGTCCGCCGTGACAATCGCAATGGCCATCATGGCTTGGTGTCGAACCATTTGCACGACCATGTTGAAGTGGGCGATACCATTTTACTGTCAGCACCAGCGGGTGATTTTGTATTAACGCCAGCACTCATCGAACAAAACGAAGTACCGCTCGTATTGATTAGTGCCGGAGTGGGCGTGACGCCAGTATTAGCTATGCTGGAGGCGCAAATTCAAGCCAATCCAGCCCGTCCTATTATTTGGGCTTACGCTTGTCAAAATAGCGAGTATCATGCCTTTGCCGAGCGGGTCGATGCGTTATTAAGTGACGCCCAACAAGTTGAAAAACACTGCTTCTATTTTGAAGAAGGCCAATTGCTAGATGAGACTTGGTTAAAAGCATTGCCAAAGCCGGCTGACGTGTACGTTTGTGGCTCGATGGCATTTATGGACAGTATGATTGATGGCCTGTTGGCGTTAAAACATGGTGAAGATACCGTGCATTACGAACCTTTTGGTCCGAAGATGAGTCTAAAATCAGCTTAG
- the narI gene encoding respiratory nitrate reductase subunit gamma has translation MNIADPSVQSLANLNWLQIFTFGIYPYIALVVAIVGTWVRFDLSQYSWKTGSSQMLRSKNMRWASNLFHVGIIVVLLGHLVGMLTPHFIYEPFISAGHKQIMAVVVGGVAGVFCWIGLVMLLWRRFTDDRISHTSSFSDKLVLVLLFIQLNLGLMSIFTSMHHLDGLTMLNLAGWAQDITILRPWHAAARIEQTDLIYQLHMALGITLILIFPFTRLIHIISAPIWYFGRRYQIVRQKTSQ, from the coding sequence ATGAACATTGCAGACCCTAGTGTACAGTCCTTAGCCAATCTCAATTGGCTGCAGATATTCACTTTCGGTATTTACCCCTATATCGCGTTGGTAGTGGCCATTGTAGGGACTTGGGTACGCTTCGATTTATCGCAGTACTCGTGGAAGACCGGTTCCTCTCAGATGCTGCGTAGCAAAAATATGCGCTGGGCGAGCAATTTATTTCACGTCGGCATTATCGTGGTTTTGCTCGGTCATTTGGTCGGGATGCTCACGCCACATTTTATCTACGAGCCGTTTATCAGCGCTGGTCATAAACAAATTATGGCAGTGGTCGTCGGCGGCGTCGCCGGGGTATTTTGTTGGATTGGCTTGGTCATGCTGTTATGGCGCCGCTTTACCGATGATCGTATCTCGCACACCTCGAGCTTCTCGGACAAATTAGTTTTGGTACTGCTGTTTATCCAGCTCAACCTAGGCTTGATGTCTATCTTTACCTCGATGCATCATCTGGACGGCCTGACCATGCTAAACCTTGCCGGTTGGGCGCAAGACATCACCATTCTACGTCCTTGGCATGCCGCCGCGCGTATTGAGCAGACCGATCTTATTTATCAGCTGCATATGGCGTTGGGCATCACGTTGATTCTGATTTTCCCGTTCACGCGCTTGATTCATATCATCAGTGCGCCTATCTGGTATTTCGGTCGCCGTTACCAGATCGTTAGACAGAAGACCTCGCAGTAA
- the narJ gene encoding nitrate reductase molybdenum cofactor assembly chaperone: MTPAINEQPNTPAIGDSDLKLLKVLSLLIDYPANELFEGATLAQCQQLVLASTLISPEVRQQIASLIDELVEMGSLEAQARYDGLFERGRSLSLWLFEHVHGESRDRGQAMVDLMGQYEAAGFEIGVKELPDYLPMYLEFLAYQAAVTGDDIQIRMDIADVSHIVALLAARLQDRGSLYEGCFNALLQIAGKPLSVIDEYREQIKTEKRDDSKEALDKEWEEEVVDFLGAQQEERCPSQTSTQNRAAAAAAGKHQPSATAAPVHWVDFDQALPAKNP; encoded by the coding sequence CAAACTGCTTAAAGTACTCAGTCTATTGATCGACTACCCGGCTAATGAGCTATTCGAGGGCGCGACTTTAGCCCAGTGTCAGCAGTTGGTGCTGGCGTCGACTTTGATTAGCCCTGAGGTGCGCCAACAAATCGCTAGCTTGATCGATGAGCTGGTAGAAATGGGCTCACTCGAGGCGCAAGCCCGCTACGACGGCCTGTTTGAGCGCGGCCGTTCGCTATCCCTGTGGTTATTTGAGCACGTGCACGGCGAGTCGCGGGACCGCGGTCAAGCCATGGTCGACTTGATGGGGCAATACGAAGCAGCCGGCTTTGAAATTGGCGTCAAAGAATTGCCCGATTATCTGCCGATGTACTTAGAGTTCTTAGCCTATCAAGCCGCGGTCACCGGTGATGATATCCAAATCCGTATGGATATTGCTGACGTGAGCCATATCGTGGCGTTATTGGCGGCTCGCCTGCAAGACCGCGGCAGTTTATACGAAGGTTGCTTTAATGCACTGTTACAAATAGCGGGCAAACCGTTGAGCGTGATTGACGAATACCGCGAGCAAATCAAAACTGAAAAACGTGATGACAGCAAGGAAGCTTTAGATAAGGAATGGGAGGAAGAGGTCGTGGACTTCTTAGGCGCGCAGCAAGAAGAGCGTTGTCCTTCGCAGACCAGTACGCAAAACCGCGCAGCCGCTGCAGCTGCCGGCAAGCACCAGCCCTCCGCTACGGCGGCCCCTGTCCATTGGGTCGACTTTGACCAAGCCCTCCCCGCCAAAAACCCTTAA